From one Candidatus Acididesulfobacter guangdongensis genomic stretch:
- a CDS encoding TonB-dependent receptor, giving the protein MFNDNTGIPSHQTMPGYNLLNASLSFKIPFPHYVAGSPKVADIKLTVLNLLNKQYDGYEDFSSGGYYGPNTNSVGAILAYPGMPISAYATLTLKF; this is encoded by the coding sequence ATGTTTAACGATAATACCGGCATACCGTCACATCAAACCATGCCCGGATACAATTTGTTAAATGCGTCATTAAGCTTCAAGATTCCTTTTCCTCATTATGTTGCAGGCAGTCCTAAAGTGGCAGATATAAAATTAACAGTTTTAAATTTATTAAACAAGCAATATGATGGTTATGAAGATTTTTCTTCAGGAGGATATTACGGTCCTAATACCAATAGCGTAGGTGCAATATTAGCTTATCCAGGAATGCCGATATCCGCTTACGCAACATTAACTTTAAAATTTTAA